Genomic segment of Sphingopyxis sp. QXT-31:
GCGAGATAGCCGACATAATGGTCGGCGAGGCAATAGCCCCACGCCCAGCCGCCGGTCAGGTCGAGCAAGGCAAAGCCTTCGCCGAACAGGAGCTCGCTCGTCTGGTCGGCATCGACCGACGGCGCGCTGCGCAGCACCGCGGAGGGCAGGACGCAGCTGCTCATCATCGGCGCGGCATAATGCGGTGCGAAATGCTGCCCCGCGACCGTGATATCGGCGAGGTCGGGGCGGATCGCGACGACGCGCGGGTCGTAGCTTTGCGAGGTCCCACTCAGCCCGAAACGGTCGCGCCCCGCGCCGGCCGCGCCGGGGCGTCCCATGCGGATGCGACCCGCCGCCAGTTGTTCGCCCTCTGCTGTCACTCGATGTTCCGATATGTCGTCAAAACCGCCGTCCGGCGCTCAATCGCGGCGCATTAGACCGCGCTGGCCCTGCGATCAAGACGCATCGCCCTTGCGCCGCCGGTCATAACGCGCTTGCAGCATCGCCCAGGTTGCGCGCAGCCCGAGCGCCGCGCCCCCTTTGGGCCGACCGTGCTTCGCCGAGGGGCGCCAGGCGAAGGTGTCGATATGCGCCCAGGCGATACCGTCGCCGACGAAGCGTTTGAGAAACAGCGCCGCGGTTATCGTCCCGGCGAAGGCCGACGAACCCGCGTTGCCCAAGTCGGCGATGTCGGTTTCGAGCAGGTCCGCATAACCGTCCCACAGCGGCATGCGCCACAAGGGATCGTCGCGCTCGATGCCGCCCGCCAGCATCGCCTCGGCCAGGCCATCGTCATTGGCGAAGAGCGGCGGCAGGTCGGGGCCGAGCGCGACGCGTGCGGCGCCGGTGAGCGTCGCGAAATCGACGATCAGCTCGGGCTTGTCCTCGCTCGCCTTCGCCAACGCGTCGCCGAGCACCAGCCGCCCCTCGGCGTCGGTGTTGCCGATCTCGACCGTGAGCCCCAGTCGGCTCTTCAGCACGTCGCCGGGGCGGAAGGCGTCGGCCGAAATCGCATTTTCCGCCGCCGCGACCAGGCAGTGCAGCCGCACCGGCAGCCCGCTCGCCATCACCAGCTCGGCAAGCGCCAGCACATGCGCGGCGCCGCCCATATCCTTCTTCATCAGCCGCATGCCCGCCGACGGCTTGATGTCGAGCCCGCCGCTGTCGAAGCTGATCCCCTTGCCGACGAGCGCGACCTTGGGGTGGTTGTCCTTGCCCCAGACGATCTCGATCAGTCGCGGGGCATGATGCTTCGCCGCCGCGCGCCCGACCGCGTGGATCATCGGATAACCCTGCTCCAGCGCCTCGCCCTTGGTGACGGTCAGCTTGGCGCCATGCGCCTTGGCGATGCGCTCGGCTTCCTTCTCGATCGCCGCGGGGCCCATGTCGGCGGCCGGCGTGTTCACCATGTCGCGCACCAGCGCGGTAGCGCGCATCTCGGCGACCACCGCGGCGATTCCGCCGACGTCGCTGGTCAGCAAGACGCGCGGCGCGCGCGGCTCGGCCTTGGGGCGGTAGCGGTCGAAGCGATATTGGCCGCTCATCCAGCCGAACGTCGCCTTGCCCGGCTGCGCGCCTTCGACACGGTAGCGACCGTCGGGGAGGATCTGGCCCAGCTTGGCGAGGCACCAGGCCGACAGGCTGTCGACATTGGCGACCGCGGTGACGACGCCCCATTTCTCCGGATCGTCGCCGGGCAATATCGCATGGACAAAGGCATCGGGCTTGAAGCCGACCGCGGCGAGATGCGCGCGTTCGCGGGCGCTGCGGCTCTTGAGCCAGCCGTCGTAGTTCTTTTTGTCGACGAGGTGGATCGGGCGCGCCTCCTGCCCCTTGTCGGGCTGGATCAGATCGGAATAGTCGGTCATGTGCGCGGTGCTAGGCCGACGCGGAAACTTTGTCGATTCCCGGCGTTGTTCGGGCATGGCTATCCTATTCCCGCACCGCTTCGCCGCCGCGTTCGTCCCGGCGATCTTGCTCGTCGCGGCCTGCTCGGCCGAGCCGGAACCGACCCAGGCCCAGAAGGAGGCCGCGGCCAAAGTACCGGGTGCGCCGCCGGGGGCGATCGACGATGTGAAGGTCGCCAACGCCACCGCGTCGAATGTCGAGGAAAAAAGCGATCTGATGGAGTTCGCCTACAGCTATCCGCTCGAAGCCGCACAGATCCCGCGGATCGCCGAATGGCTCGACAACGACCGCGTAACCAAGCGCGATGCGCTGATCGCCGAATCGCGCCGCGATCAGGCGCTAATGAAGCAGGAGGGCTTTCCCTACCGCGCGCACAGCCACCTCCAGACATGGCAGCGGGTGTCGAACACCCCGCGTTTCCTCTCCCTGTCGAGCGGGATCGATACCTATACCGGCGGCGCGCACGGGATGACCAACTTCGACACGCTGATCTGGGACCGCAGCAATGCGGTGAAGCTGGCGCCACTCGACCTGTTCACCAGCGGCGAAGCTTTCGACGCCGCCATTGGCGAAGATTTCTGCGCCGCGATCCAGCGGGCGAAAGCCGCCAAGGGCATCCAGCCCACAGACGAACCCGACGGGATGTTTGCGAAATGCCCGCCAGCCTCGGCGCAGACCGTCTGGCTCGGCTCGTCCGACGGGCGCCACATCGACCGCATGACGATCGCGATCGCGCCTTACGAGATCGGCGCATATGCCGAGGGCGACTACCGGATCAACCTGCCGGTGACGGCGAAGCTCGTGGCTGTGGTAAAGCCCGAATATGCGCGCGACTTCAAAGCGGGAAGATAGGATCATGGCCAAGCAACCCAAGGCCGGCAAGGTCGGCGAAACGATCGCGGAGAAGAAAGGCAAGAAGCGCGCCGCGGCGAAGCTCAAGCAGGAGGTCGGCGCAGGCAAGACGATCGCCAAGCCGCCGAAGGGTCGCGAGGCCGACCTCGACCGCGCGCCGAAATGGCAGCCGCGCTATCCGGGATCGGGGCGGCTGCACGGCAAGGTCGCGATCGTCACGGGCGGCGACAGCGGGATCGGTCGCGCGGTGTGTGCACTATTCGCACGCGAGGGCGCCGATGTAGCGATCGTCTATCATGAGAATCGCGCCGATGCGGTGGAAAGTGCGGCGATCGTCGAGGCTGAGGGGCGGCGCGCCATCACGATCAAGGCCGACGTCGGCAAGATCGGCGCGGGGGAAAAGATCGTCGCTCAGGCCGTGGAGAAGCTCGGCCGCCTCGACATCCTGATCAACAATGCCGGCGAGCAGCATCCCGCGGAGGATATTCGCGACATCAGCCCCGAGCAATTGCAGCGCACCTTTGCGACCAACATCTTCGGCATGTTCTATCTGGTGCAGGCGGCGCTGCCGCACCTGAAGAAAGGCGCGGCGATCGTCAATTGCACCAGCGTCACCATGTATCAGGGGTCGGGCGGGCTGCTCGATTACAGCGCCACCAAGGGCGCGATCACCGCCTTCACCCGTTCGCTCAGCGAAAACCTGGTGGAGAAGGGCATCCGCGTCAACGGCGTCGCGCCCGGGCCGATCTGGACCCCGCTCAACCCGCGCGGCGGGGCGCCCGCCAAGAAGGTCGCGACCTTCGGCGAAAGCACGCCGATGAAGCGCCCCGGCGAACCCAATGAGGTCGCGCCCTGCTTCCTGTTCCTCGCATGCGAAGACAGCAGCTATATGTCGGGCCAGGTGCTGCATCCCAACGGCGGC
This window contains:
- a CDS encoding leucyl aminopeptidase family protein, which produces MTDYSDLIQPDKGQEARPIHLVDKKNYDGWLKSRSARERAHLAAVGFKPDAFVHAILPGDDPEKWGVVTAVANVDSLSAWCLAKLGQILPDGRYRVEGAQPGKATFGWMSGQYRFDRYRPKAEPRAPRVLLTSDVGGIAAVVAEMRATALVRDMVNTPAADMGPAAIEKEAERIAKAHGAKLTVTKGEALEQGYPMIHAVGRAAAKHHAPRLIEIVWGKDNHPKVALVGKGISFDSGGLDIKPSAGMRLMKKDMGGAAHVLALAELVMASGLPVRLHCLVAAAENAISADAFRPGDVLKSRLGLTVEIGNTDAEGRLVLGDALAKASEDKPELIVDFATLTGAARVALGPDLPPLFANDDGLAEAMLAGGIERDDPLWRMPLWDGYADLLETDIADLGNAGSSAFAGTITAALFLKRFVGDGIAWAHIDTFAWRPSAKHGRPKGGAALGLRATWAMLQARYDRRRKGDAS
- a CDS encoding DUF3298 and DUF4163 domain-containing protein: MAILFPHRFAAAFVPAILLVAACSAEPEPTQAQKEAAAKVPGAPPGAIDDVKVANATASNVEEKSDLMEFAYSYPLEAAQIPRIAEWLDNDRVTKRDALIAESRRDQALMKQEGFPYRAHSHLQTWQRVSNTPRFLSLSSGIDTYTGGAHGMTNFDTLIWDRSNAVKLAPLDLFTSGEAFDAAIGEDFCAAIQRAKAAKGIQPTDEPDGMFAKCPPASAQTVWLGSSDGRHIDRMTIAIAPYEIGAYAEGDYRINLPVTAKLVAVVKPEYARDFKAGR
- a CDS encoding SDR family oxidoreductase — protein: MAKQPKAGKVGETIAEKKGKKRAAAKLKQEVGAGKTIAKPPKGREADLDRAPKWQPRYPGSGRLHGKVAIVTGGDSGIGRAVCALFAREGADVAIVYHENRADAVESAAIVEAEGRRAITIKADVGKIGAGEKIVAQAVEKLGRLDILINNAGEQHPAEDIRDISPEQLQRTFATNIFGMFYLVQAALPHLKKGAAIVNCTSVTMYQGSGGLLDYSATKGAITAFTRSLSENLVEKGIRVNGVAPGPIWTPLNPRGGAPAKKVATFGESTPMKRPGEPNEVAPCFLFLACEDSSYMSGQVLHPNGGTIVNG